A window of Mucilaginibacter sp. PAMC 26640 contains these coding sequences:
- a CDS encoding undecaprenyl-phosphate alpha-N-acetylglucosaminyl 1-phosphate transferase, with product MSYFYWYYIVIFMFSALLTWLCIPSILHVARARHLYDDVGHFRKQHDHGIPRLGGIAIFASFNITLLLLSMVDKSLPITHLLTAGTILFAMGLKDDLSGVNSSTKFLIQFFVAAILVIPGNIRLTSLYGIFGIYEISYIISVILSHLFVVLIVNSFNLIDGVDGLAAVTCVVVNGSFTILFIYTGQLELAAIALIITGAVVGFLRFNLTPAKIFMGDTGSLLLGLISAFMAMKFLEISKSSPTGGPFNFSAPALTLAILIGPIFDTLRVFTLRIIRGVSPFTADRNHIHHQVLRLGLSHLQTTVLLAAINILCIVMVILFSKVSNLTLITMILANSLLFNLLITYLVRCRSRETYDLRNLFV from the coding sequence ATGAGCTATTTTTACTGGTATTATATTGTAATATTCATGTTTTCGGCGCTACTCACTTGGTTATGTATTCCGTCAATTCTGCATGTGGCCCGCGCCCGCCATTTGTATGATGATGTCGGTCACTTCCGTAAACAGCACGACCACGGTATTCCCCGCCTGGGAGGAATAGCCATATTTGCCAGCTTTAATATTACGTTACTACTTTTAAGTATGGTGGACAAGAGCCTTCCGATCACTCACCTCTTGACCGCCGGTACTATCCTTTTCGCCATGGGCCTGAAAGATGACCTTTCTGGGGTTAATTCGAGCACGAAATTCCTGATCCAGTTTTTTGTCGCTGCCATCCTCGTTATTCCTGGCAATATCCGGTTAACCAGTCTATACGGCATATTTGGTATCTACGAGATCAGCTATATCATTAGTGTTATACTTTCCCATTTATTTGTTGTATTGATCGTCAATTCCTTTAACCTTATCGACGGTGTTGACGGTCTTGCTGCCGTCACGTGTGTGGTCGTGAACGGTAGTTTCACCATATTGTTTATTTATACCGGCCAGTTGGAGCTGGCCGCGATAGCTTTAATCATTACCGGAGCCGTTGTCGGATTTTTGCGTTTTAATCTAACGCCTGCTAAGATATTTATGGGTGATACCGGTTCCTTGCTGCTTGGTCTGATTTCAGCGTTCATGGCCATGAAATTCTTAGAGATCAGTAAATCTTCGCCCACCGGTGGACCTTTTAACTTTTCCGCACCGGCGCTGACGCTGGCTATTTTAATCGGACCGATCTTTGATACCCTTCGGGTCTTTACACTTCGTATAATTAGAGGTGTTTCTCCTTTCACTGCCGACAGGAACCACATCCATCACCAAGTACTTCGTTTGGGTCTCAGCCATCTGCAAACAACCGTTCTATTGGCGGCTATTAATATTCTATGTATTGTTATGGTCATTCTTTTCAGTAAAGTGAGTAATCTTACGTTGATCACGATGATTTTGGCTAATTCACTCTTATTCAATTTGCTGATCACTTACCTTGTCAGGTGCAGAAGCCGGGAAACCTATGATCTCCGGAATCTTTTTGTTTGA